The Nostoc sp. 'Lobaria pulmonaria (5183) cyanobiont' DNA window GGTTGATGGTAGGCGTTGACGTTGACCAAGCTAGCATATAAACCAACAGCACGTTCGTACAAAGCAATTAATGCCCCTACAGTTCGGGGATTAACTTGGGGAATCGTGACTGTAATCGAATCGCGGTGATTTTCATAAAGCGCTTGTCGGGTTCCTTGGAGAAAACCGGAAAGATAATCGCCTGATGTAACTCCCGGATCTATTTCAGTGGATGGGCCCTGACGATCTTCCAACACTTCGATGAAGGTAGCAAAGAAATTCGCTACACCCTCGCGTAACTGCTGGACGTAAGCGTGTTGATCTGTTGAGCCTTTGTTGCCATAAACGGCAATGCCTTGATGGACAACGTTGCCGTCTAAGTCTTTTTCCTTGCCCAAGGATTCCATCACTAACTGTTGTAAATAGCGACTGAATAAAAATAAGCTGTCCTTGTAAGGTAGAACAACCATATCTTTTTCACCCTTTCCATTGCCAGCAAAATACCAAGACAAAGCAAGCAAGGCTGCTGGGTTATTTTTCACATCTGGGACGCGGGTAGCGTCATCCATTTCTTTTGCGCCATCTAGCATGGCGCGAACATCAATCCCCTGCAATGCTGCTGGTACTAGCCCCACAGCAGACATTTCTGAGGTGCGTCCTCCTACCCAGTCATACATCGGAAATCTGGCCAACCAACCTTCGTCTTTGGCCAGTTTATCGAGGTTGCTATCAACGCTGGTAATTGCTACCGCATATTGAGCAAACTCTAAATTGTGTCCGGCGTAGGCTTTTTTAACTTCAATCATGCCGTTGCGAGGTTCCGGTGTTCCTCCAGATTTGGAGATCACCAATACCAAAGTGCTGGCGAGGCTATTTCGCAGATAATTGATAACGCGATCGATACCTGCCGGATCGTTGTTATCGATAAAGTGAAGTTTCAGGGGCGGGAAATCAGGAGCGAGAGCTTCGGAGACGAATTGGGGGCCGAGAGCGGAACCACCAATGCCAATGGAGATAATATCCGTAAAGCGGTTTGCTCTGGGAGGATGAATAGCACCTGTTTGAACTTTTTCCGCAAAGGCTTCGATTTGTTCTAAGGTTTGGACTATTTCTTGTGTAAGTTCTGGAGCTGGCGCTAAATCAGGATTTCGCAGCCAGTAGTGTCCAACCATGCGGTTCTCGTCAGGATTTGCGATCGCACCCTTCTCTAGTTGAGCCATATCCGCAAACGCCTTGTCAAACTTCGGCTGCAACGATTCCACGAAGGCATCATCGAACCGTATCCGACTTACGTCTAAGTACAGCCCCAATCCCTCGTGTAAATATAACCAGTTTTGGTATCGTTGCCAAAGTGCCCTAGCATCCATAGGGAAATCTCAAATAAAGTGTTATTTCAAAAACCAGTTTAATGTAAGGTTATAGCGATCCCTGCCTAGCCTTATACAGTTTACAGTTTTAAGTGTTCCCTTGACCGTGCCAATTTTAGATTTTAGATTTTAGATTTTAGATTAAAAATTATTTCGGTTGATGCCCCGCACTTCTTTACCAGAAGCTACCGCGAACGTGCCAAGAAAGCGAACGTGGGTGGAACAAATCCAAAATCCGCAATTCCAAAATCCAAAATTGATTGACTCTTGACTTTAAACATCTGGCATAGGGATGACACACAGAAATTTCACAATTTCACCCCGAATTTCTATACCAATCAGATAATTGTCTAGGGTGAAGCGGTGAAAAATGCCTTCACTATCAAGCTGTCGCAGTTCTTTTAAATCAGTCAGTTGCCACTTTTGGGCTAACTCAATAAAAACAAAATCATGCACCCGCTCGTAGGCGGCAGGTTCTAAATTCTTCAGGTCTAGCAAAAAAGACCTGGCATAGCGCATTTCCAGACTCACTGGGCGTTACCTTCACCAAAACTTGAGGGGCCACTGGCACAAGAGAAGAAAGCGCTGCTGAATCAGAAAAACATCAACAGTCTTACTGCTTCTTCATGGGTTAAGATATCCCACGGTTGCTGCGATCGCTTGACTTTTTGTATGGCTTTAAGCATATAAAAGTCATAATGTAAAGCTTCGAGAACGTTCCAAATGTCTTGCAAATCGTCATCACCTAACTGCTCAATTAAGTGGTGCATTCTAAGGCGCAGCAAATTCATACGTCAATTATTCCCTACCAGCAAACACCAACAATAAATAGTATTCCCATAAAATTAGCTCCGCTCAAGCTACGCTAAAATTTATTCGCCCAGGGAAGGGGGCAGAGGAGCAGGGGAGACAAGGGGGACAATGAAAATAACCATGCTCAATTTCCAATGCCCAATGCCCAATTCCCAATTCCTAATGCCCAATTCCCAAATAATTTAATATGGTTGACTATCTAATTTTCTTAGCAATTTCTACAGCACTTTTTGCTCTATTCGCACTAGGACTCAATTTACAGTGGGGCTTTACGGGATTAATTAACTTTGGTCATATTGCTTTCATGACCCTGGGAGCATATACAACGGTATTATTAAGCTTAAAGGGCGTACCGATACTAGTATCGGCACTGGCTGGGG harbors:
- a CDS encoding glucose-6-phosphate isomerase, whose translation is MDARALWQRYQNWLYLHEGLGLYLDVSRIRFDDAFVESLQPKFDKAFADMAQLEKGAIANPDENRMVGHYWLRNPDLAPAPELTQEIVQTLEQIEAFAEKVQTGAIHPPRANRFTDIISIGIGGSALGPQFVSEALAPDFPPLKLHFIDNNDPAGIDRVINYLRNSLASTLVLVISKSGGTPEPRNGMIEVKKAYAGHNLEFAQYAVAITSVDSNLDKLAKDEGWLARFPMYDWVGGRTSEMSAVGLVPAALQGIDVRAMLDGAKEMDDATRVPDVKNNPAALLALSWYFAGNGKGEKDMVVLPYKDSLFLFSRYLQQLVMESLGKEKDLDGNVVHQGIAVYGNKGSTDQHAYVQQLREGVANFFATFIEVLEDRQGPSTEIDPGVTSGDYLSGFLQGTRQALYENHRDSITVTIPQVNPRTVGALIALYERAVGLYASLVNVNAYHQPGVEAGKKAAATILDLQTRVVAVLQKEKTPLSLEELAKKADASDQVEAIYKILRHIHANQRGVVLQGDLHKPGTLTVSAS
- a CDS encoding cytotoxic translational repressor of toxin-antitoxin stability system, translated to MSLEMRYARSFLLDLKNLEPAAYERVHDFVFIELAQKWQLTDLKELRQLDSEGIFHRFTLDNYLIGIEIRGEIVKFLCVIPMPDV